From a region of the Cataglyphis hispanica isolate Lineage 1 chromosome 24, ULB_Chis1_1.0, whole genome shotgun sequence genome:
- the LOC126858125 gene encoding serine/threonine-protein kinase 16: MNSLGLNLILRMGCICAKETITVNSRKYRVREHLGEGGFSTVLLVEDIVTHKKYAIKKIVCYGPEDQQLATKEIEYYKLIKHPNIIECIDSACIGTADPILNMTSEVLIVLPYYHKGTLADELEQRARNYDYMSPIDILSIFLQICEGVKAFHEAKPEPLAHRDLKTANIVLSDDRTPVIMDLGSMTSARVQVCGTQAARVLQDLAAERCSMPYRAPELFNVESYSMVDERTDIWSLGCILYALCYFKSPFDTVYERGDSIALAVMSAHVTFPENTPYNEDMRVLILSMLKVNPMERPYIYSVIESVHDTIAKLEGRV, encoded by the exons ATGAATAGCCTAggtttaaatctaattttaagaatGGGTTGTATATGTGCCAAAGAGACCATTACGGTAAATTCGAGGAAGTACAGGGTCCGCGAACATCTTGGCGAAGG tGGATTCAGCACAGTACTCTTAGTCGAAGATATTGTTACGCACAAAAAGTATgctattaagaaaattgtttgCTATGGACCAGAGGACCAACAATTGGCAACGAAAGAAATTGAATACTATAAGTTGATAAAGCATCCAAACATTATAGAATGTATAGATTCGGCATGTATAGGTACAGCAGACCCAATTCTTAATATGACGAGTGAGGTGTTGATTGTTTTACCATATTATCAT AAAGGAACCTTAGCAGACGAATTGGAACAGCGAGCAAGAAATTATGATTACATGAGTCCTATAGATATTCTCagcatttttttacagatttgtGAGGGTGTGAAAGCATTTCATGAGGCTAAACCAGAACCTCTTGCTCATAGAGATTTGAAAACTGCAAATATAGTACTTAGCGACGACAGAACCCCTGTAATTATGGATTTAg GTTCTATGACATCTGCCAGAGTTCAAGTATGCGGTACTCAAGCTGCACGAGTTTTACAAGATTTAGCAGCTGAAAGATGTTCTATGCCATATAGAGCACCAGAGTTATTCAATGTCGAGAGCTATTCTATGGTTGATGAACGAACAGACATTTGG TCATTGGggtgtatattatatgcattgtgTTACTTTAAATCTCCTTTTGATACCGTTTACGAACGTGGTGATAGCATAGCTCTCGCCGTGATGAGCGCACATGTAACATTTCCAGAAAATACCCCGTATAACGAG gaCATGCGGGTCTTAATCTTATCAATGTTGAAAGTCAATCCAATGGAAcgtccatatatatatagtgtaataGAAAGTGTACACGATACCATTGCCAAATTGGAAGGTAGAGTGTAA